In Acanthochromis polyacanthus isolate Apoly-LR-REF ecotype Palm Island chromosome 18, KAUST_Apoly_ChrSc, whole genome shotgun sequence, the following proteins share a genomic window:
- the LOC127530801 gene encoding tripartite motif-containing protein 16-like — MEQQRNQSDSEKLSCSICLDLLKDPVSTSCGHSYCMDCIKTHWDGEDGKRIYSCPQCRKIFTPRPEVQKNVTLADLVEDLKKTRLQAAAEDLCYAGPGDVSCDSCTGRKLKAVKSCLQCLVSFCQQHLQPHYQSAAFKKHQLVEPSKNLQENICSRHDEVMKIFCLTDQQLICSLCSLDEHKGHETVSAAAERKKKQKEVEVNRLKVQQRIQDRQKDVELLQQELEAIRVSADKTVEDSQEMFTQMIHLLQNRRRDVEQQIRSQQKTEERRVKELEEKLEQEIRDLKRKDAELKQLSDTPDHSHFLHNYPSVSALSESKPLSNVIIRPRRHFEKVTAAVKELRDHLQDILRDTWTNISLAITEVDVLLSEPEPETRDGFLKYSREITLDPNTANKQLLLSEGNRKITFMEEDQRYPDHPDRFTYWWQVLSKESLTGRCYWEVEWGGGRVEVSVAKKNICREGGSHECVFGFNDKSWSLYCSTNSYKFIYNNISTPVSGPQSSRIGVYLDHRAGILSFYSVSETMTLLHRVQTTFTEPIHAGVWLIDEGATAKFLKVK; from the coding sequence ATGGAGCAGCAAAGAAATCAGTCGGATTCAGAGAAACTCTCTTGTTCCATCTGTCTGGATCTACTGAAGGATCCGGTCTCTACTTCCTGTGGACACAGCTACTGCATGGACTGTATTAAAACACACTGGGATGGAGAGGATGGGAAGAGAATCTACAGCTGCCCTCAGTGCAGGAAGATTTTCACACCGAGGCCTGAAGTGCAGAAAAACGTCACGTTGGCAGATTTAGTGGAGGATCTGAAGAAGACCAgactccaagctgctgctgaagatcTCTGCTATGCTGGACCTGGAGATGTGTCCTGTGATTCCTGCACTGGGAGGAAACTGAAAGCTGTCAAGTCCTGTCTGCAGTGTCTGGTCTCTTTCTGTCAGCAACACCTCCAGCCTCACTATCAATCTGCTGCTTTTAAGAAACACCAGCTGGTGGAGCCCTCCAAGAAcctccaggagaacatctgctctcgTCATGATGAGGTGATGAAGATTTTCTGTCTAACTGACCAACAGTtgatctgttctctgtgttcctTGGATGAACATAAAGGTCATGAAAccgtctcagcagcagcagaaaggaagaagaagcagaaggaggtggaggtgaaTCGACTGAAGGtccagcagagaatccaggacagacagaaagacgtgGAGCTGCTTCAACAGGAGCTGGAGGCCATCAGAGTCTCTGCTGATAAAACAGTGGAGGACAGTCAGGAGATGTTCACCCAGatgatccatctcctccagaACAGACGGCGagatgtggagcagcagatcagatcccAGCAGAAGACGGAAGAGAGACGAGTCAAAGAGCttgaggagaagctggagcaggagatcagggatctgaagaggaaagacgctgagctgaagcagctcTCAGATACACCAGATCACAGCCACTTCCTCCACAACTACCCCTCAGTGTCAGCACTCAGTGAGTCCAAACCCTTATCCAACGTCATCATCCGTCCTCGGAGACACTTTGAGAAggtgacagcagctgtgaaagAGCTCAGAGATCATCTACAGGACATTCTGAGGGACACGTGGACAAACATCTCACTGGCAATCACTGAAGTGGATGTTCTActgtcagaaccagaaccagagacCAGAGATGGATTCTTAAAGTATTCAAGAGAAATCactctggatccaaacacagcaaacaaacagctgTTATTGTCTGAAGggaacagaaaaataacatttatggAAGAAGACCAACgttatcctgatcatccagacagattcaCTTATTGGTGGCAGGTCCTGAGTAAagagagtctgactggacgttgttactgggaggtggagtggggaggaggaagagttgAAGTATCAGTCGCAAAGAAGAATATCTGCAGAGAAGGAGGCTCACATGAATGTGTATTTGGATTCAATGACAAATCTTGGTCTTTATATTGTTCCACCAACAGTTATAAATTTATCTACAACAACATCTCCACTCCTGTCTCTGGTCCTCAGTCCTCCAGAATCGGAGTCTATCTGGATCACAGAGCAGGTATTCTGTCTTTCTACAGCGTCTCTGAAACCATGactctcctccacagagtccagaccacattcactgaaccCATACATGCTGGAGTTTGGCTTATAGATGAAGGAGCCACTGCAAAGTTCCTTAAAGTCAAATAG
- the LOC110972263 gene encoding leukemia inhibitory factor receptor-like — translation MISWLFIISLLCLKLGSGNGQEKGVLHCGPQNVTLHSNQMLLLTWEDKPSCSALEDAVVYELLVLIADKREHYDEVVVTRDQIGSSHSWSWTSYLPLECATHSVWLRSRYKNQTSPWVKEKTLPENRRSERFKVYPRDGMFKVGSTATFCCILPAGESFNEMYLSGYTGVNMSTTRISNQTYALTVSLNEASNGYIDIKCKTSKTTYGACALIFYPPGDRDLQCETQNLKSVECGWKVGRNTEVPKAKTQYQLQGSPCPDGSEGRCSLNMMVEAGETNWTLTASNPLGTIQLHDRADLTKRVRMLAPEEVTASNINSRNISLEWRWTVDQYKDFSVTCEVQGVHSEKNSTSKTSGVGLNSAVLTDLMPNSTYEVKVRCRTDTWGWGDWSRGVTLHTKGDVPDALDVWMQMKENQVVVIWKTPLANQSHGNITDYEVTWANTTTGIPHSEHSLTLHLDTSEEHSITVTAWNINGSSSPSTITTPNTSPDGTRVNSSWITGSNGSFMLSWPMSPASSCGYIIDWCPTLHCQTVDWIKVPDNTTNATIFSKDFRDGLRYSLSIYACTEGAPVLLERREGYVREIRIERDAQNRTLFKSLNAKQKETDAEISWEKIPLREQSAFIRGFRLYYWNNDSTVFNVSTDDPEATSLTATNLEFTSYTFTVVARTALGECGNTSRSLTLNSLTDDLFRSIFIALGLTLGLLTLTTILCYTNWACIKHKVYPPIPKPVLMDNWLTPPVYLDLRREADVSVVPELHPKPGVSGNDYVSEAGMPFSFTQTPKGYYNKPLKKDAPPLLILPYTDVPSPSGPPSSPFRSVFPNPSYDPTPGDHWFRPELLEGKPAIQTSDGYHPQNQAQTSIPTGDGPNGPDSPMSCETAYILLPH, via the exons ATGATCTCATGGCTGTTCATCATCTCACTGCTCTGTCTGAAGCTAGGAAGTGGAAATGGACAAGAAAAAG GTGTTCTACATTGTGGACCTCAGAATGTGACTCTTCACTCCAACCAGATGCTGCTGTTAACGTGGGAAGATAAACCCTCGTGTTCTGCATTAGAAGATGCCGTCGTCTACGAACTGCTGGTTCTCATCGCGGATAAACGAGAACATTAT GATGAAGTTGTGGTGACTCGTGATCAGATTGGATCGAGTCACTCCTGGAGCTGGACGTCGTATTTGCCGTTGGAGTGCGCTACTCATTCAGTCTGGCTCAGGTCCCGATACAAGAACCAGACAAGCCCATGGGTGAAAGAAAAGACCCTTCCTG AGAACCGAAGGTCAGAAAGATTTAAGGTCTACCCACGAGACGGAATGTTCAAAGTTGGTAGTACTGCCACCTTCTGTTGTATTCTGCCTGCAGGGGAGAGCTTTAATGAAATGTACCTGAGTGGTTATACAGGTGTTAATATGAGCACCACCAGGATCAGCAACCAGACCTACGCTCTGACTGTCAGCCTGAACGAGGCGTCCAACGGTTACATCGATATCAAATGTAAAACCAGCAAAACCACCTATGGGGCCTGTGCTCTTATCTTCT ACCCGCCCGGTGACAGAGATCTTCAGTGTGAAACTCAGAATCTGAAATCAGTCGAATGTGGCTGGAAAGTAGGAAGAAACACAGAAGTCCCAAAGGCTAAAACCCAGTACCAGCTACAGGGAAG TCCCTGTCCAGACGGATCTGAAGGCAGATGCTCTCTAAATATGATGGTTGAAGCTGGAGAGACGAACTGGACTTTAACGGCAAGTAATCCTCTTGGAACGATTCAGCTTCATGACCGGGCAGACTTGACCAAAAGAG TGCGAATGCTTGCTCCAGAAGAAGTAACAGCTTCGAATATTAACTCCAGAAACATCAGTCTGGAGTGGAGGTGGACTGTAGATCAGTACAAGGACTTCAGTGTGACCTGTGAAGTCCAAGGTGTCCACtctgaaaaaaacagcaca AGTAAAACCTCTGGGGTTGGTCTTAATTCTGCAGTTTTAACCGACCTGATGCCAAACTCGACGTATGAAGTGAAGGTGAGATGCAGAACAGACACCTGGGGATGGGGCGACTGGAGCAGAGGAGTTACGCTCCACACAAAGGGTGACG TTCCAGATGCTCTTGATGTTTGGATGCAGATGAAGGAGAACCAGGTTGTAGTCATCTGGAAG ACGCCACTGGCCAATCAGAGCCATGGAAATATCACTGACTATGAAGTTACCTGGGCAAACACCACAACCGGAATACCTCACAGTGAACACAGTCTAACCCTCCATCTGGACACCAGTGAAGAACACAGCATCACAGTAACAGCCTGGAATATAAACGGCAGCTCATCGCCTTCAACCATCACCACCCCCAACACCAGTCCAG ATGGAACCAGAGTGAACTCTTCTTGGATCACTGGCAGTAACGGTAGCTTCATGCTGTCCTGGCCGATGAgtcctgcatccagctgtggttACATCATTGACTGGTGTCCGACCCTCCACTGTCAAACTGTGGACTGGATCAAAGTTCCTGACAACACCACTAATGCCACCATATTTTCTA AAGACTTCAGAGATGGACTGAGGTATTCGTTGTCCATTTACGCCTGTACAGAGGGAGCTCCAGTTCTTCTGGAGAGGAGGGAAGGCTACGTCAGAGAGATAA GAATCGAACGGGATGCTCAAAACAGGACGCTGTTTAAATCACTGAATGCCAAACAGAAGGAGACGGATGCAGAGATTTCCTGGGAGAAGATTCCTCTGAGAGAGCAGTCGGCTTTCATCCGAGGATTCAGGCTTTACTACTGGAACAACGACAGCACGGTGTTCAACGTGAGCACAG ACGATCCTGAAGCCACCAGTCTGACAGCAACAAACCTGGAGTTCACTTCGTATACGTTCACGGTGGTGGCTCGGACGGCACTCGGAGAATGTGGAAACACATCCAGATCCCTCACCTTGAACTCCCTGA CTGATGACTTGTTCAGGTCCATCTTCATCGCTCTCGGTTTGACTTTGGGTCTTCTAACTCTCACTACTATCCTCTGCTACACAAACTGGGCCTG CATCAAACATAAAGTCTATCCTCCGATCCCAAAGCCAGTGCTGATGGACAACTGGTTGACGCCGCCA GTTTACCTGGACCTCCGCAGAGAAGCAGACGTCTCGGTTGTTCCAGAGCTGCATCCTAAGCCTGGAGTATCGGGGAATGATTACGTTAGCGAGGCGGGCATGCCTTTTAGTTTCACACAAACTCCCAAAGGTTACTACAACAAACCCCTGAAGAAGGATGCCCCACCACTCCTGATTCTACCCTACACAGACGTACCATCTCCATCAGGTCCTCCGTCTTCTCCGTTCAGGAGCGTGTTTCCCAACCCGTCGTATGACCCGACACCTGGGGATCACTGGTTCAGACCTGAGCTTCTGGAGGGGAAACCTGCAATCCAAACCTCTGACGGATACCACCCTCAGAACCAGGCACAGACTTCAATCCCAACAGGAGATGGTCCAAACGGTCCAGACAGTCCCATGTCCTGTGAAACCGCTTACATTTTATTACCACACTGA